Part of the Micromonospora inyonensis genome, GCTGCTCGCCCTGCCCAAGGCGCACCTGGTGGTGGACGGCTACAACGTCACCAAGCGCGGCTTCGGCGAGATGTCCCTGGAACAGCAGCGCAAGCGCCTGATCACCGGTCTGGGCGGAATCGCCGCCCAGACCGGGGACGAGGTCACCGTGGTCTTCGACGGCGCGGAGCGGATGCACGGGCTGCCGCCGACACCGCGTGGCGTGCGGGTGCTCTTCTCCCGCAAGGGCGAGACCGCCGACGAGTTGATCCGCCGGCTGGTCCGGGCCGAGCCGCCGGGGCGTCCGGTCGTGGTGGTCTCCTCCGACCGGGAGGTCGCCGACGGCGTCCGCCGGCACGGCGCGTACCCCCTCGGCGCGGACGCGCTGCTGCGCCGACTGGCCCGCTCCTAAAGCGACGCGGCCCGGAACGGTCGTACCCCCGGCGTAGCGTCCAGGTGACCGACGGTGTCCGGGTCGCGTGTGGCCCTCCGGCCGCGTGGCGGGCCGGGTGCCGCACCGCATCGCTTCAGGAGGAAGCCATGCTCATCGACTGCGCCAGGTGCGAGATCCGGGGTCGCGGCTGTGCCGACTGCCTGGTCACCGTGCTGTTCGACATGCCGGAGCAGGTCGCCGGGCTCGGTGCCGCCGAGCAGCACGCGGTCGAGGTCTTCGCCCGCGCCGGCTTCGAGGTCGAGATCCTGCCCGCCACCGCCCCGGCCACGCCCGCCCGTCCGTTCCGCGCCGCGTAGCGCGGACCGACGGCGTCCGGGTCACTTTCCACCGGGAGCCGCACCCCCTCGGGCCGGGCCCTAGGATGGGCGGTCACGGCGAGAGGGAGACGGCATGGTTCGGGTACGCGGCCTCGGCGGGGCGCGCCGGTGAGCCCGCGTGGCTGGGCGGTGTTCACCCTGGCCGTCCTGGTCACCGCCGGCCTGCTCACCGTGGCGCTGCTCGTCCCGGGAAGTCGTCCGCCCGCACCCCGCGCCGACCAGCTCGCCGCCCTGCGGGAGCTGCCCGTCGAGCAGGTGGAGCGGGCCCGTGAGTTCCGTGCCGCGCTGCGCCCCGGCAGCTGGGCGGCGCTGGCCGTCGGGTTGCTGGTGGCGCTCCTGCTCGGGCTCACCCCGCTGGGCGCGCGCCTGGTCGAACTGGCCGGGCGTCCCTTCGGCGGGCACTGGACCGCCCAGGCGCTGGCCGGCGGGCTCGCCGTGGTGCTCCTCGCCGACCTGGTCACCCTTCCGTTCGCCGCCTGGCGGCAGGCGGTCCTCACCCGGTACGGGATGAGCACCAACGGCTGGGGCGGCTGGACGGTCGACCTGCTCAAGTCGTACGCGCTCAGCGCGGTCGTCGGGGCGGTCGCGCTGCTCGGGTTCTACACCGTGCTCCGGCTCGCCCCGCGCTGGTGGTGGGCGTTCGGGGCGGCGGGCGCGGCCGGGCTGGTGCTCCTCCTCTCCTTCGTGCTGCCGGTGCTGGTCGAACCGGTCTTCAACCGGTTCACCCCGATGGAACCCGGCCCGCTGCGGACCGAGGTGATGGACCTGGCCGCCCGGGACGGCGTGCCGGTCCGTGACGTGCTGGTCGCCGACGCCTCCCGCCGCACCCGCGCCGTCAACGCCTACGTCTCCGGCTTCGGCCCGACGCGCCGGATCGTCGTCTACGACACCCTGCTGCGGGAGGCGACGCCGCAGGAGGTGACGAGCGTGGTCGCCCACGAACTGGCCCACGCGAAGCACCGGGACGTGCTGGTCGGCACGGTGACCGGCGCGCTCGGCGCGGCGGCGGCGGTGATCGCCCTCTACCTGCTCGGCTCGTGGGGCGGGCTGTTGCGCCTGGCCGGGGTCGACTCGATCCGCGACCCCCGGGCGTTCGGCCTGCTGGTCGCCCTGGTCGCCCTGGTCGGGGTGGTGAGCACCCCGGTCCAGGCGATGCTGTCCCGCCGGGTGGAGGCCCGGGCCGACGCGCACGCGATGGCGCTCACCGGCGACCCGGCGACGTTCGAGGCGATGCAGCGGCGGCTGGCCGGGGCGAACCTCGCCGACCCCGACCCGCCCCGCTGGGAGTACCTCTACTCGGCGTCGCACCCGTCCACCGTGGAGCGGATGGCCGCCGCCCGCGCACACGCCAGGGAGACCGGCCGGTGAGCCGTACGCTGCTGATCACGAACGACTTCCCGCCCCGCCCCGGGGGCATCCAGTCCTTCGTCCACAACCTGGCCTTGCACCAGCCCGCTGGATCGGTGGTGGTCTACGCGTCGACCTGGCCCGACGCCGGGAAGTTCGATGCCGACCAGCCGTTCGAGGTCGTCCGGGAGCGCACCCGCGTGCTGCTGCCCACGCCGCTGGTCGCCCGCCGCGCCGCCGCGCTGGCCCGGCGGTACGACTGCGACACCGTCTGGTTCGGGGCGGCGGCCCCGCTCGGGCTGCTCGCCCCGGGGCTGAGCCGTCGGGCCGGGATCCGCCGGGTGGTGGCGCTGACCCACGGGCACGAGGTCGGCTGGGCGGCGCTGCCGGTCGCCCGGACGGCCCTGCGGCGTATCGGCCGGAGCGCGGACGTCGTCACCTACCTCGGCGACTACACCCGGGTACGCCTCGAACGGGTCCTGCACGGGCTCACCGACCTGCGGCGGCTGGCGCCGGGGGTGGACGTGGAGGCGTACCACCCGGACGTGGACGGGGAGGCGGTCCGGGCCCGGCTGGGGCTGACCGACCGGCCGGTGGTGGTCTGCGTCTCCCGACTGGTGGCGCGCAAGGGACAGGACACCCTCATCTGGGCCCTGCCCCAGATCCGTCGCCGGGTGCCCGACGCGGCGCTGCTGGTGGTCGGGGGCGGACCGTACCGGGGGACCCTGGAGAAGCTCGCCCGGCAGACCGGGGTGGAACGGGACGTGGTCTTCACCGGCACCGTTCCCGCCGCCGAGCTGCCGGCCCACTACGCCGCCGGTGACGTGTACGCGATGCCCTGCCGTACCCGCAACCGGGGGCTGGACGTGGAGGGCCTGGGCATCGTCTATCTGGAGGCGTCCGCCACCGGCCTGCCCGTGGTGGCCGGGGACTCCGGCGGCGCGCCGGACGCCGTCCGGGAGGGCGAGACCGGGTACGTCGTACCCGGCCGGGACGTGGCGCAGCTCGCCGACCGGGTGGCGACCCTGCTCGCCGACCGGGACCTGGCCCGTCAGCTCGGTGCGGCGGGGCGGGCCTGGGTGGAGCGGGAGTGGCGTTGGGAGACCCAGGCCGAGCGGCTGGCCGCCCTCCTCGCCGGCTGATCCCGCCGGGGTCGCCTAGCGGGGTGCGGCGATGACGGTGGGCGCGACCTGACGTTCGCGGTGCAGCAGGTCGAGGATCTGCCCGGCCGGACCGGGCCGGCCGAAGTGCCAGCCCTGGGCCGCGTCGCACCCGATCGCCCGCAGCCGTTCGGCCTGCGCGGCCGTCTCCACCCCCTCGGCGGTGACGGTGAGGTCCAGCGCGTGCGCCAGCGCCACCAGGGAGGCGAGGATCCGCTCGTCGGTGTGGCTGGCCGGGGCGACCGGGGTGTCCCGCAGCCCGGCGACGAAGTTCCCGGCGATCTTCAGCTCGGTCACCGGCAGGTCGCGCAGGTACGCCAGGTTGGAGTAGCCGGTGCCGAAGTCGTCGATGGCGATCCGGACGCCGGCGTCGGCGAGCGTCCGCAGCGCGTGCACCGGTTCCCCGGTGGTGCTCATCATGGCGCTCTCGGTGATCTCCAACTGGAGTCGCTCCGGCGGCAGGCCGGTCTCCTCCAGCAGGTCGCGCACCTGCCGTACCAGGCCCGGACCGTGCACCTGCCGGACCGCCAGGTTGACGCTGACGAACGGCGCGCGCGGCCGCCCGCCCGCTGGCCAGCCCTCCGCCTCGCGGGCCGCGTCGGCGAGCACCCAGCCGCCGAGCGGGACGATCAGGCCGGTCTCCTCGGCCAGCCCGATGAAGCGGTCCGGCCGCAGTTCGCCCAGCTCGGGGTGATGCCACCGGACGAGCGCCTCGGCCCCGACCACGGTGCCGTCGTGCAGCGAGGTCAGGGGCTGGTAGTCCAGGTAGAACTCGCCCCGCTCCAGCGCGGTCGGGATGGCGGCGGAGAGCGCGTACCGGGCCAGCTCCTGACGGTTGCGGTCGACGTCGAAGAGTTCCCAGCGACCCCCGCCGGCTCCCTTCGCCCAGTGCAGCGTGCTGTCGGCGGCCCGCATCAGGTCGCTCGGGGTGGTGCCGGCCACCGGACGCTCGACGATGCCGATGCTGGCCGAGATGGTCAGCTCGTGTCCGTCCACCAGGGCGGGGCGGTTGATCCCGCGCAGCGCCGCCTCGGCGACCCGGACCACGTCCTCGGTGCCGGTGGTCCGCTCGACGAGGATCACGAACTCGTCACCACCGAGCCGGGCCACCAGGTGGTCACCGACCGCCTCGCGCAGTCGCCGGCCCACCGAGACCAGCAGCGAGTCGCCAACCTGGTGGCCGAGCGTGTCGTTGACGACCTTGAAACGGTCCAGGTCGAGGAAGCAGAGCCCGACCCGCTGGCCGTCGCGCTCAGGCCGGCTGATCGCCGTCGCCAGGCGCTCGGTGAACAGGGTGCGGTTCGGCAGGCCGGTCAGCGGGTCGTGGGTGGCCTGGTGCCGGAACCGCGCCTCGCTCTCCCGGAGCGCCCGCTCGGCCTCCGCGCGGGCCACCATGGCGGCCCGGCGAAGCGACTCCTGGGCGTCGAGTGTCCGGTCCCGCAGGGCGCGGGCGTACCCGGTGGCGACGGTCGCCAGCAGCCGGGCCAGCCGGTTCTCGGCGTCGTCGGCGACCAGCCCGAGGTCGTGCAGCAGCCGGAGCTGCATGACCTCGATGGTCCGACCGAGCCCTTCGGCCGAGGCGACGTGCGCGGTCACCAGGTCGACCCCCACCTGGTGGCCGACGCGGGGATCGAAGGGCTCGGCGCGCAGCGCGGCGGCGAGCCGCTCGGTGAGCCGCTGGAGGAAGACCTCCAGCTGCTCCTGCGTCATCGGCAGGTAGCTCGTGCCGGAGACCGCCCTGGCCCAGGCCCGGGCGAAGGAACCGGGACAGGGGTCGGATCCCGCCTCCGGGGCCGGCTCACCCACCGAGCCGCCCCACCCCGCCCAGGAAGCCCGACCGGGCGGCGTCCTCGGCGTGCTCGGGGAACTCCGGCCGCCACGCCGGCACCCACACCAGGCCCGGTTCGACCAGCTCGAACCCGTCGAAGAACCCGGTCAGCTCGGCGCGGTCGCGGAGGATGAGCGGGTTGTCGGTGTTGCGGTAGACCCGCTCCGCGTCGGCCCGGGCGTCGCCGTACTGGCCGACGTCACTGGCCTGGGAGAGGACCAGGTAGCTGCCCGGGACGAGGGCGTCCCGGAGGGTACGCAGGATCTCCGCCGGCCGGTCGTCGTCCGCGACGAAGTGCAGCACGGCGACGATCATCAGGGCGACCGGTTCGGAGAGGTCGAGCAGGGCGTGCAGGTCGGGATGGTCCAGGATCCGCTCCGGTCGGCGCAGGTCCTCCTGGAACACGACGGCCCGGTCGTTGCGGGCGAGGATCTCCCGGCTGTGGGCGACCGCCACCGGGTCGACGTCGACGTAGACCACCCGGGAGTCCGGCGCGACCCGCTGGGCGACCTCGTGCACGTTGCCGACGGTCGGGATGCCCGACCCGATGTCGAGGAACTGCCGTACGCCCGACTCGGCCAGGAAGTGCACGGCCCGCCGCAGGAACGCCCGATTGGCCTGGGCCATCAGCGGAGCCTCCGCGACGGCGGCCATCATCGCCCCGGCGGCGGCCCGGTCGGCGGCGAAGTTGTGCGACCCGCCGAGGTAGTAGTCGTACATGCGGGCCACGCTGGGGCGTTCGACGTCGATGGTGTCGGGTGCCCAGTCCGGCCGCATTGCCATACCCCTTTTGACACGTACACGACAACGGTCGCCCCCGTGGGCCACCCGGGTATTCTGCCCGTTCACCGCCCGAGTGACCAGACTGCGGCAAATCGGGTTCATGTTGGCCGCGCCGGAAAGTCACCGGGAGGCCCGCGTCCACCACCTCGGGTGGACGTGGACCTCCCGGTCGACCAGTGGCCTTTAGAACTTGGGCGCGTCCGGAGCCTCCAGCAGACCCAGCCGCAGGGCGGTCATCAGGGCCTGGGCGCGGTTGGCGGCACCGAGCTTCTCGTAGAGCTTCGAGATGTGCGTCTTCGCCGTGGACTCGCTGACGAAGAGCTGCTTGGCGATGCCGGCGACGCTCATCCCGTCGGCCAGGAGCCGGAGCACCTGACCCTCCCGGGGCGAGAGCTGCGGACCGGACGGGGCGAGCCGGCGCTTCATCGCCTCGGCGAGGTCGGCGGCGGTGAAGGCACTGGGGGAGGAGGCGGCGTGCCGGGCGGCGGCCACCACCTCGTCGGCCGGCGCGGTCTTCGGCACGAACGCGCTCGCCCCGGCCTCCAGGGCCCCGAAGAGCTGGTCGTCACCGGCGTACATGGTGAGCACCACGATGCCCATCGTCGCGTTGGACTTGCGCAGTGCCCGGGTCGCCTCCAGACCACTCCCGTCGGGCAGGCGCAGATCCATGATCACCACGTCGGGCTGGAGCGCACCGGCCTGCCGGACCCCCTCGGCGGCGGTGGCGGCCTCACCGACGACCTCGAACTGCCGGTCCCGCTCGAAGGCGTGCCGCAGGCCCTTGCGGATCAGGTCATGATCGTCCACAAGGAGGACCTTGGTACGGGTGGCCGGAATCGGACTGGTGGTCATCCTCGGGTTACTCCCCTTCTCCTGCGGTCGCGCTACCGCGCACGTTATCGCGTCGGGGCGAGGTGCCGAGAACCACCGCCACCGTCGTGCCACTGGGCTGGCGCGGCCGGATCTCCAACCGGCCCCGGATACGTTCCGCCCTCTCCGCCATGATCGCAAGGCCGTACCGCCCGTCCGGGCGCTGGTCGGCGATCCCCTGACCGTCATCCGACACTTCGATCTGCGCGTACGGGGGATCCACCTCACACGTGACCCAGAGGTTGGCGGCTCCGGCGTGCTTACCGGCGTTGGTCACCGCCTCCTGGGCGATGCGCAACAGTTCGGCCTCGGTGGCGGCGGGCAGCCGGGCGGTCGACTCGTCCAGCGAGAGGTGCACCCGCAGCCCGCCGGAGGCACCGACGGTACGGGCGTACTCGGCGATCGCCGCGGCCAGCCCGCCGTGCCGGTCCACCTCGCTGCGCAGCTCGAACAAGCTCAGCCGCAGCTCCTGGATCACCCGGGTCACCTCACCGCGCAGCGTGCGCAGGCTCTCGGCGGTCTCCTCGGTGTCGTCGTGCACGGTGGCCAGGGCGTTGTCGATGCCGTAGCCGACCATCACCAGTTCCTGGGCGACCCCGTCGTGGATCTCCCGGGCGAGGCGTTGCCGTTCCTCGTTGGTGGCCAGCGAGCGCACCTCGTCGAAGAGCAGCGCCGCCTCCAGCCGCAGCGCCGCCGGGCGGGTCAGCGCGGTCACCCGGTCCACCACCGGGGCCGGGTACGCCTGCGCCACGTCCGCCTCCAGGGCCACCAGCCCGACCGTCCGGACCCCGGCGACCAGCGGCACGATCAACGCGGAGACGTCCCCGCCCCGGTGTGACCGGGACTGCGACCGGTTGGCGGTCTGTGGCTGCTGGCTGGCCCAGGCGTCGGCGATCGCCGAGTCGGCGTCGAGCGTGGTCTCCCAGTCCACCCGCTCCACGCCCACCTGGGCGAGCACCACCAGCCGGCCACCGCCGCTGGCGGAGAGCACCGCGGCCCGGTCGGCGCGGGTCATCGTGCGCAGATCCTCCAGCAGGTGCTCGGAGATGCCCCCCGGGTCCAGGGTGGCGCCGGGGAGCTGCCGGGCGACGCTGCGCAGCTGGGTCAGCAGCCGGGTCGCCTCGGCGTACGGCTGGGGCTGGGGTTTGACCTGGGTGCGGACGGCCATCACCCGGTGCAGGGTGCTGGCCGCGTAGAGCCCGAGCCCGGCCAGGATCAGCCACTGCGCGCAGACCACCAGATAGCCGAGCTGGCCGAGTTGACGTTCCCCGCCGACCTCGGTCAGCGCCCCGCTGACCACCAGCGTGGCCGCGGTGACCCCGAGCAGCGCCGCACCCTCGCGGAACTGGCGGCGCAGCGCGGTCACGGTGACCGGTACGGCCAGGTAGGGCAGCACCGCCGAGGCGCCGAGCCCGCCGATCGGACCGTTGACGGTGTCGGCCGCGGCGACCTGACTGGCGGCCAGCCCCAGCACCACCACCTCGGCGGCGCGGCTGAGCAGGCCGAGCCGCCGGTCGCCCGGAGCGAGCAGGGCCGGCACACCGGCCAGGGCGAGCAGGGCGATCCACCAGAGCTGGTCGACCTCCCGGGTACGGACCAGGGTGAGGACGGCGACCAGCGCGAGCATGACCACGCGGGCGGTAATGGCCAGCGGGTGCGGCTGGAGCCGGGTGGCTGTGGAGGCGGACACGTGGCGGATCGTAGTCAGCGGGCGTAGATGTCGGCGATGTCGGCCGCGTACGTCTCGTGCACGACGTTCCGCTTCACCTTCAGCGACGGGGTCAGCTCCCCGGTGGCCTCGCTGAAGTCGCGCGGCAGGATCCGGAACACCTTGATCGCCTCGGCCTTCGACACGGTCTGGTTGGCCGCGTCGACCGCGCCCTGGATCTCGGCGCGCAGCGCCTCGTGCCCCCGCAGTTCGTCGACGGTCGCGGTGGCCGGCAGGCCGGCCGCCTCGCGCCACTTCGGCAGCGCCTCCTCGTCGAGGGTGACCAGCGCGGCGATGAACGGTTGCCGGTCGCCGACCACCACGCACTGGCTGACCAGTGGATGCGCGCGCACCTGGTCCTCCAGGACGGCGGGGGCGACGTTCTTGCCGCCGGCGGTCACGATGATCTCCTTCTTGCGACCGGTGATGGTGAGGTACCCGTCGGCGTCGAGTCGGCCCAGGTCGCCGCTGCGGAACCAGCCGTCGACGAGCACCTCGGCGGTCGCCGCCTCGTTGCGCCAGTACCCCTGGAACACCAGGTCACCGGCGATGAGGATCTCGCCGTCGTCGGCGATGCGGACGGTGACCCCGGGCAGCGGCCGTCCGACCGAGCCGATCCGGGTGGCGTCGGGCAGGTTGGCGGCGGCGGCTGGGGAGGTCTCGGTGAGGCCGTAGCCCTCGAGGATCGTCACCCCGACGCCCCGGAAGAAGTGCCCGAGGCGGGCGCCGAGCGGAGCGCCGCCGGAGATGGCGTCCCGGCAGCGCCCGCCGAGCGCGGCGCGCAGCTTCCGGTAGACCAGCCGGTCGAAGAGCGCGTGCTGTACCCGCAGCCGCAGCCCGGGCCCGCCGGGGCGGTCCTGCGCCTCGCTCCAGGCGATCGCCACCGCCTCGGCCCGGTCGAAGATGCCGCCCTTCCCCTCGGCCTGGGCCTTCTGCCGGGCCCCGTTGTAGACCTTCTCGAAGACGCGGGGCACCGAGAGCACGAAGGTCGGGCGGAACTCCTGCAACTCCGCGACCAGGTTGGTGGTCGCGGCGCAGTGCGCCATGGTGGCCCGGGCGTGCACCATGCCGATCTGGACGAGCCGGGCGAAGGCGTGCGCCAGGGGGAGGAAGAGCAGGGTCGACGCGCCGGCGTTGAACAGGTTCGGCAGCACCGGCACCGCGTTGGCGATGTCGGCGTACATGTTGCGGTGGGTGAGCACACAGCCCTTGGGTCGGCCGGTGGTGCCGCTGGTGTAGATGATGGTGGCGACGTCGTCGGCGCGGACCTCCTTGCGGAGCCGCTCGATCTCCCGGGGGTCGACCGGGGCGCCCAGGGTGACCAGCTCATCCACCGCGCCGAGGTCGATCTGCCAGACCCGGTCCAGCTCGGGGAGCCGGTCGGCGACCCCGGCGACCAGGGTGGCGTGCGCGGTGGTCTCCACCACGCAGGCGACCGCGCCGGAGTCGGCCAGGATCCAGGCGGCCTGCTCGGGGCTGGAGGTCTCGTAGATCGGCACGGTCACCGCGCCGGCCGCCCAGATGGCGTAGTCCAGCAGGGTCCACTCGTACCGGGTGCGGCTCATCAGCCCGACCCGGGAACCCCGGGTGATGCCGGCCGCGACCAGGCCCCGGGCGACCGCGACCACCTCGTCGCGGAACTGCCGGCAGGTCACGTCCGTCCAGGCCCGGCCCGTCCCGTCGGCGGTCGGCACCCGGCGCGCGAACTGCACCGCGTCCGGGGCGGCGTCGGCGTTCGCCCAGACCGGATCGGTGAGGTTGGCCGCGTCGCCGACGGTGACGACCGGCGGAACGGAGAACTCGCGCACCTGCACTCCTCGTGCTCGCAACGGTGGGGCCGGCGCAGATGGACGGCCTCGTCGAAACCTACCCGCATCCCCCGGCCACCCGGTGGACCGGGTTCGCGGGGGTGGACCGGGGCGGGATCGGGCCCGGCCGGGTAGCCTCCCCCCATGGCGGACTCCTCCACCCAGTCGATCACCATCGACGCGCCCCCGGACCGGGTGGTCGCGGTCATCTGCGACTTCGCCCGCTACCCCGAGTGGACCGAGGCGGTGCGCCGGGCCGAGGTGGTCGAGGAGTACGAGGACGGCTACGCCAGCCAGGTCCGGTTCACCATCGACGCCCAGGTGATGGCCGACGAGTACGTGCTGGCCTACGAGTACGCCGAGGACCTCTCCCGGATCGAGTGGCACCTGGTGGCCCCGTCCCGGATGCAGCGCGCCCAGCGTGGCTCGTACGACGTGATCGGCAACCCCGACGGCACCTCCACGGTGACCTACACCCTGGAGGTGGAGCTCTCGGTGGGCATGCTCGGGATGTTCCGGCGCAAGGCCGAGAAAATGATCATGGACACGGCGTTGAAGCAGTTGAAGCACCGGGTAGAAGCACCCGGTGCGACCCGCTGATCCGACCGGCGCGGTGTCGCCGGGGTAGAGGAGCCGAACATGGGAGGCACCGATCCGGGTTCGGCCCGGGAAGAGGCGGAGCGGTTGGTCGCCACCGTGCTGGCCGCCGCGCGCCTCACGGCGGCCGGCACGTCGACCGGGTCGTGGGGTCCGCTCGGTGGGATGCTCGCCGGTGTCCTCGGTCACAGTGGGCGAGCCGGGGCCGGTGGCGCTCCGGGCGGTGCCACCGGGGCCGGCGCTCCGCACGGCTTCGCCACCGGTGGGGCTGAATGCGACGTCTGTCCGGTCTGTCGCGCGATGCGCGCCCTGCGCGACCCCAGTCCTGAGTTCGCCGAGCGCCTGGCCACCGGCGCGGGTGACCTGGCCGCCGGTGTGGCGAGCCTGCTCCGGGCGTTCGCTACCGAGGCGTCGGCGACCACCACCCCCGAGCCGGGCCCGGTCGCCGATGATCAGGTGTGGCGCGAGGCCACCCGTACCGGGCATGATTCCCAACCGGCGCCCGCGCGGGACGTCTGGTCCGCCGCGACCCGCGCGGAGGACGGGGCGAGCCCGTCCGTCGCCGAACCGCCCGTCGACGCCGCCGGGCCGGCCGGGGTCGACCCGGCGTCAGCCCCGGCAGGGCGTCCCGTGGTGCCCGCGTCGCGCGCACCCGAAGGCGTGGACGGGGCTCCACCAGGCGACGGGGCCTGACCCACGACATCCCGCCACCGGCCACCGGCCGGTGGTCCGGGCAGCACAGCAGAGGGGAGTGGCGGCGGTGACGCTGACCATCGGAGTCGACGTCGGTGGCACCAAGGTGGCCGGCGGTGTGGTCGACGACACCGGCCGGGTACTGGTGCAGACCCGACGGGACACCCCCGCCGAGGATGTGGGCAAGACCAGGGACGTCATCATCGAGGTGGTCACCGAGCTGGCCGCCGGACGCCAGATCACGGGCGTGGGCATCGGCGCGGCCGGCTGGATCGACGCCACCCGGTCCACCGTGCTGTTCGCCCCGAACCTGGCCTGGCGGGACGAGCCGCTTCGGGCGTACGTCAGCGCCGCGGTCGGCCTGCCGGTGATCGTGGAGAACGACGCCAACGTGGCCGCCTGGGCGGAGTTCCGCTACGGCGCCGCCCGCCACGCCGAGGACTCGATGGTCATGTTCACCATCGGCACCGGCGTCGGAGGCGGCATCGTGCTCGGCGGCGAGCTGGTCCGGGGTGCCCACGGCATCGCCGCCGAACTGGGGCACATGCTCACCGTGCCGGACGGCCACCAGTGCGGCTGCGGCCGGCTCGGCTGCATCGAGCAGTACGCCAGCGGCAACGCGCTGGTCCGCTTCGCCCGGGCCGGTGCGCGGCAGGAGCCGCAGCGTGCCGCCGCACTGCTCACCCTGGCCGGCGGGGACGCCGAGTCGATCACCGGTCCGATGGTCACCGCGGCGGCGCAGGGGGGCGACCCGGTCTCCTCCGAGGCGTTCGCCCAGATCGGGCGCTGGCTGGGTACCAGCCTCGCCGACATGGCCCAGATCCTCGACCCGCAGGTGCTGGTCGTCGGTGGCGGTGTGATCGAGGCCGGTGACCTGCTGCTCGGTCCGACCCGGCGGTCGTTCGCCGACGCGCTCGCGCAGCGGAGCCGCCTCCCGGTGGCCGAGGTGCGTCCCGCCGAACTGGGTAACACCGCCGGCGTCATCGGCGCCGCCGACCTGGCCCGGCGCATCTGATGGCGGGCGTGCCGTTACGGGTGGTGTCGTACAACATCCACACGCAACGGGACGACAGGGCCGCGCTGGCGGAGGTGGTCCGGGCCGTCGGCCCGGACGTGGTGATCGTGCAGGAGGGGCCGCGCCGGTTCCGCTGGCGCCGTAGGTGCGCCGCCCTGGCCGAGTCGTTCGGCCTGGTGGTGGGCGCCGGTGGGCTGCCGGCGCTGGGCAACCTGCTGCTGACCAGTCTGCGGGTACGCGTGCATGCCACCAGGTGCCAGCGGTTCCCGCTCACCCCCGGCCGGCACCTGCGCGGCGCGGCGTTCGCCGAGTGCGCGGTCGGCGGGGCCCGCTTCGTGGTGGCCGGCACCCATTTGTCGACCGATCCGGCGGAACGCCCCGCCCAGGCGGTCCTGTTCCGCGAGGAGGTCGACGCGGCGCGGTGGCCGGTGCTGGTCGGGGCGGACCTCAACGAGGGGCCGGGCGGCGCCGCCTGGCGGACGATCGCCGACGGGTTGACCGACGCGGCCGTCGCCGCCGACCGGGCCGACCGGCTCACCTACTCCTGCGCGGAGCCGCGCCGCCGGATCGACGCGCTCTTCGTCGATCCCCGGATCACCGTGGTCGACTACGACGTGGTCGACACCCCGCAGACCCGCCGGGCCAGTGACCACTTCCCCGTCCTGGTGGACCTGCTGCTGCCGGTCACCGACTGACCGGTTCACCGGCCAGGGCTGGACAAACACTCTCCGAAGTGGAGAGGATTCGGCGGCGACCCGGCACGCTTACGCGTTCCCCCAAGGAGAGATACCCGGTGTCCACCCCCACCGAGCACGACGGTCCCGACGACCCGTCGGCGACCCTCGCCCTCACCCCCGACGGTCGTCCGGTCTCCGACCGCGGCGACACCGTCTGTGTGATCGGCGCCGGGGCCAGCGGCCTCACCACGGTGAAGAACCTGAAGGAGCACGGCTTCGGCGTCGACTGCTACGAGCGGGAGACCGGCGTCGGCGGCGCGTGGAACTGGCGGCACGACCGCAGTCCGGTCTACGCGAGCACCCACCTGATCTCGTCGCGGCCGTTCACCCAGTTCCCCGACTTCCCGATGCCCGACTCGTGGCCGGACTACCCCCACCACA contains:
- a CDS encoding M48 family metallopeptidase: MSPRGWAVFTLAVLVTAGLLTVALLVPGSRPPAPRADQLAALRELPVEQVERAREFRAALRPGSWAALAVGLLVALLLGLTPLGARLVELAGRPFGGHWTAQALAGGLAVVLLADLVTLPFAAWRQAVLTRYGMSTNGWGGWTVDLLKSYALSAVVGAVALLGFYTVLRLAPRWWWAFGAAGAAGLVLLLSFVLPVLVEPVFNRFTPMEPGPLRTEVMDLAARDGVPVRDVLVADASRRTRAVNAYVSGFGPTRRIVVYDTLLREATPQEVTSVVAHELAHAKHRDVLVGTVTGALGAAAAVIALYLLGSWGGLLRLAGVDSIRDPRAFGLLVALVALVGVVSTPVQAMLSRRVEARADAHAMALTGDPATFEAMQRRLAGANLADPDPPRWEYLYSASHPSTVERMAAARAHARETGR
- a CDS encoding glycosyltransferase family 4 protein translates to MSRTLLITNDFPPRPGGIQSFVHNLALHQPAGSVVVYASTWPDAGKFDADQPFEVVRERTRVLLPTPLVARRAAALARRYDCDTVWFGAAAPLGLLAPGLSRRAGIRRVVALTHGHEVGWAALPVARTALRRIGRSADVVTYLGDYTRVRLERVLHGLTDLRRLAPGVDVEAYHPDVDGEAVRARLGLTDRPVVVCVSRLVARKGQDTLIWALPQIRRRVPDAALLVVGGGPYRGTLEKLARQTGVERDVVFTGTVPAAELPAHYAAGDVYAMPCRTRNRGLDVEGLGIVYLEASATGLPVVAGDSGGAPDAVREGETGYVVPGRDVAQLADRVATLLADRDLARQLGAAGRAWVEREWRWETQAERLAALLAG
- a CDS encoding putative bifunctional diguanylate cyclase/phosphodiesterase — encoded protein: MTQEQLEVFLQRLTERLAAALRAEPFDPRVGHQVGVDLVTAHVASAEGLGRTIEVMQLRLLHDLGLVADDAENRLARLLATVATGYARALRDRTLDAQESLRRAAMVARAEAERALRESEARFRHQATHDPLTGLPNRTLFTERLATAISRPERDGQRVGLCFLDLDRFKVVNDTLGHQVGDSLLVSVGRRLREAVGDHLVARLGGDEFVILVERTTGTEDVVRVAEAALRGINRPALVDGHELTISASIGIVERPVAGTTPSDLMRAADSTLHWAKGAGGGRWELFDVDRNRQELARYALSAAIPTALERGEFYLDYQPLTSLHDGTVVGAEALVRWHHPELGELRPDRFIGLAEETGLIVPLGGWVLADAAREAEGWPAGGRPRAPFVSVNLAVRQVHGPGLVRQVRDLLEETGLPPERLQLEITESAMMSTTGEPVHALRTLADAGVRIAIDDFGTGYSNLAYLRDLPVTELKIAGNFVAGLRDTPVAPASHTDERILASLVALAHALDLTVTAEGVETAAQAERLRAIGCDAAQGWHFGRPGPAGQILDLLHRERQVAPTVIAAPR
- a CDS encoding SAM-dependent methyltransferase — protein: MRPDWAPDTIDVERPSVARMYDYYLGGSHNFAADRAAAGAMMAAVAEAPLMAQANRAFLRRAVHFLAESGVRQFLDIGSGIPTVGNVHEVAQRVAPDSRVVYVDVDPVAVAHSREILARNDRAVVFQEDLRRPERILDHPDLHALLDLSEPVALMIVAVLHFVADDDRPAEILRTLRDALVPGSYLVLSQASDVGQYGDARADAERVYRNTDNPLILRDRAELTGFFDGFELVEPGLVWVPAWRPEFPEHAEDAARSGFLGGVGRLGG
- a CDS encoding response regulator transcription factor gives rise to the protein MTTSPIPATRTKVLLVDDHDLIRKGLRHAFERDRQFEVVGEAATAAEGVRQAGALQPDVVIMDLRLPDGSGLEATRALRKSNATMGIVVLTMYAGDDQLFGALEAGASAFVPKTAPADEVVAAARHAASSPSAFTAADLAEAMKRRLAPSGPQLSPREGQVLRLLADGMSVAGIAKQLFVSESTAKTHISKLYEKLGAANRAQALMTALRLGLLEAPDAPKF